GGCATCTTTTAAAACATCGCAGACACCTTTTATGTCAATAATACCGTCTCCCATAGCTATCGGCGAGAAACCTGCCCCGAATTGTTTTCCTCTCTTTGGAAGCCAGTCTTCACCGAGATCTTTCCAATGTATATGATGAATTTTGTCTTTGAATTTTTTAGCTATTTCAACAGGATCCGAGCCGCCAAGCCAGCTGTTACCTGTATCCAGATTTAATCCAATTGCCGGTGAATTATCAAGAAGATCAAAAACAGCCTGAATGCCTTCGATAGTATCTGTAACAGGACCGTGATTTTCCAGAAGTATTCTGACGCCATAATCAGCAGCCATTCTTACAGGCTCATATAACTTTTCTGCAATTATAAAAATTCTTTGATCAAATGTAAGCTTCCTGCCCCATTCTGTATGCGGCTCATTTTCGGTAGTTATAATATCCTTTACTCCAATTGCTGCCCCAAGCCTGATAGCTTTCATTATTTCATGTGTGCTGTATCTGCTGGGTTTTGTAGGATCAAGCAGGTTGCCATGTGCGCATACTGTTGAAATTTTCATATCATATTTGTCGAAAATCCTTTTAATATCAAAAGGATTTTCATCAAGGCTTACAGTAGGGTCAAAACCTGCTGTACCAAGCATACTCCCGCCGGAGTTGGTATTACTGATATCTGCACAACTGAAGCCCATGTTTTTTGCAATTTTTAATTGTTCCTCAACGCCCTGAAAAGACTTTATCAATAGAAAAACACCTATATTCATTTCTTCTTCCTTTCCTGATTTATTATCAGCAAAAATATTTCGGCATATAAGTCAAATAAATTATCATTGATAAGCAACATTAGTAAGATAT
This portion of the Actinomycetota bacterium genome encodes:
- a CDS encoding sugar phosphate isomerase/epimerase, which translates into the protein MNIGVFLLIKSFQGVEEQLKIAKNMGFSCADISNTNSGGSMLGTAGFDPTVSLDENPFDIKRIFDKYDMKISTVCAHGNLLDPTKPSRYSTHEIMKAIRLGAAIGVKDIITTENEPHTEWGRKLTFDQRIFIIAEKLYEPVRMAADYGVRILLENHGPVTDTIEGIQAVFDLLDNSPAIGLNLDTGNSWLGGSDPVEIAKKFKDKIHHIHWKDLGEDWLPKRGKQFGAGFSPIAMGDGIIDIKGVCDVLKDAGIESSTLEIVGDDEIFHKSVEFLRSCGVSF